In Janthinobacterium sp. B9-8, the genomic stretch TTGAGTTGAATAATGCGTCGGTCCAGCTTGTCCATTACTTCTGGCTTGGAATCGATTTCCATTTTGATACGGGCGGCGGCTTCGTCGATCAGATCAATCGCTTTATCGGGTAAAAAACGGTCGGTGATATAGCGATGGCTCAGCTCGGCGGCGGCCACAATCGCTGGGTCGGTGATTTCTACCCCGTGATGGATTTCATATTTTTCTTGTAAGCCGCGCAGGATGGCGATAGTGGCCTCCACGCTAGGCTCGTTCACCAGTACTTTTTGGAAGCGGCGTTCTAGCGCAGGGTCTTTTTCTACGTATTTGCGGTATTCATCCAGCGTGGTGGCGCCAATGCAATGCAGCTCGCCCCGCGCCAGCGCTGGTTTGAGCATATTGCCCGCATCCATCGAGCCTTCGGTTTTACCCGCGCCGACCAAGGTATGCAGCTCGTCGATAAAGATAATGGTATTGCCTTCGTCTTTGGCCAGCTCATTGAGCACGGCTTTGAGGCGCTCTTCAAATTCGCCACGGTATTTGGTGCCAGCTAGCAAAGACGCCAGATCAAGCACCAAAACGCGCTTGGATTTGAGCGATTCAGGCACTTCACCATTCACAATCCGCTGGGCGAGGCCTTCTACAATCGCGGTTTTACCCACGCCTGGCTCGCCAATTAATACTGGATTGTTTTTTGTGCGGCGTTGCAAGACTTGCATGGCGCGGCGGATTTCATCGTCTCGGCCAATGACTGGGTCCAGCTTGCCGGCTTTGGCGCGCTCGGTGAGATCCAGGCAGTATTTATCCAACGCTTCACGGTTTTGATCCGCTTCCGAGCTATCTACGCTTTGCCCGCCACGCACGGCATCAATGGCTGCAGCAACCGCTTCTTTTTTAGCGCCGTTTTCTTTGAGTAAACGGCCTGTTTCACCTTTGTCTGCGGTTAAAACCAGCAAAAATAAATCACTGGAAATAAACTGATCGTTGCGTTTAAGCGCGGCTTTGTCCGTTAGATTAAGTAAGTTGCTGAGTTCTTTTGAAACGGTGATTTCGCCATCGCCACCACTGACTTTTGGCATGCGCTCAATGGCGGCGGCAAGTGCGGTTTTGAGCGGATTAACATTCACCCCAGCTCTAGCCAGTAAGGCGGAAGTGCCGGAATCCACGTCGGCCAGCAGCGCGGCTAAGACGTGTTGTGGCTCAATATAGGGATTGTCGTTGGCATTCGCGCTGCTTTGCGCGTCGCCTATGGCTTGCTGAAATTTTGTGGTCAGTTTATCAAAACGCATTCCGCACACCTCCAAGGTTTGTTCTTACGATAGTAGTCTGTTGGGCTTAAGCGATCGTAGCGAGGGAAAGTCCGGTTTGAGTCAGATTTCACGGATTTTTGAGGCGAATAGCTGGCTATTTAACGAAAAAATGCGTGAAATATGGCCAAATCCGGCTTTTTCGCAGTAGATCAGTCTTAAGTCCTACAGGCTACTAGTACATGGGGGCGTGGCGGGGGAGATCAAGAGTCGAGAAAACCCAAATCTTAAACCACGGAGAAAAAGTAGAATACGGAGGACCACGGAGAAAAACATAGGGCTTGGCTCGTGTTCATTTTCCGTTACGAAGTATCGTCATCCCCCTCCCGACACAAGCACTCGGGAGTGACGAAGCGGGAATCCAGCGGCGCTGCTAGATCCCCGATAAAAACACGCGGGGATGACGGTTTTACGTTGATGAGCCATTTTGGGAAGATATTTTGAATCCTATTCATCGTGAATAAGATTTTCTCCGTGACCTCTGTGTTTCAATCGTGGGTTTTATGCTGTGCTTACTCAAGCCCCGCGATTTAACCCAATAAAATGCTGCAATTTGGCGAGGATTTCTGAGCGGGCAACGGGCGGGATGATGTTGTTGTCGTCGTTTAATAAAATTTGCTCTTCGGCCTGGCGTTTGACTAGCACTTCGGAGAACACGCCCGCTAGCTCGGGGCGGGAGAGGAGGATTTGCTGGAAAGATTCTTTATCGATGCGGTAGCATTCCACATTGCTACTCACCACCACGGTGGCGCGGATGGCTTCACCAGTCATCAAGCCCATTTCGCCAAAAAAGCTGCCCGGCCCCAGCTTGGTCAGTAATTTACGTTCGCCCCGGGTGGGTTGCACCCACGCTTCGGCGTCTCCTTTAATGATGATATACAGCCACTCTACTTTTTCGCCCTGGCGAATCATCACGTCCCCAGCCACATAGGGCGTAAAGCGCAGCTTGTCAGCGAGGGTGTGCAGCTCTTCTTCTTTTAAGGAGGTGAGAAGTTCTAGTTTTTGTAAGACGGCAAGGCGCTCTTGCGTGTGTTGCTTGTGGCGGCCTTCAAAGTAGCGCTCGTTTTCCTGAGTGACGAAAACTTTATATTGCGGAGCAGCCAAGCGCAGGCTGTTGCGGCGCAGTACGGCATCAATCAGGGTGCGGATTTGTGAATCGGTAGGGTCGTCGTTCAAGATATCGGTAAGCCAGTAGCGCGCGGCGTAGCGGGCATTGCCTTTTTCTACGTTCATTAATAAACATGAAGGCGGTGGGTCCTGGGCAACATTGGGCGGCGCAGCTTCGCGGATGGCGTTTTCTATTAGCTGCATCACTTGTGTGGGGAGGGTATCCAGCCCTACTTCAAACCACACCCAGCGTCGCCAAGCCAGCGGTTTGTCAACACGCTTGCCGAGTAGCTGAAACTGGCCTTTCATTAGCATGCCGTTGGGAATCATCACCGTTTCGCCGTTGCGCGTTTCAACGCGGGTGGCTCGCCACGATAAATCAACCACCCGGCCAGTCAGCTCGCCTAATTTAATCCAGTCGCCTTGCTCAATTGAGTTATCCAGGTGCAGTGCCAGCCCCGCCAAAATATTGCCTAGCGTATCTTGCATGGCAAAGGCCAGTACGGCGGTGATTACCGCAGAAGTAGTGACCAGCTGCCCCAATTGCAGCCCCGCTAAATGCAGGCGATAAAATACCCAGCCGATCATGGCAATGGCTTCAAGTAAGTCTTCGAGGATACGAGGGGGCTTTAGTCTGACTAAGGGGGCAAGCAGTTGAAAGAGCAGCATGCCCCAGTAACGGATGATGGCAAAACCAAGCACCACCATAAAGGTTTCATGCACGGCTTTGGCGGCATTGAAGAGCTGATAACTTTCTAGTAATACACTGGAGTAAAGGCCAAGGCAGCCAAAGGTCAGTAGTAAGATGCTATTGAATAAGCGATGACGGCTGGTGCGAACACGGTAATAAAGCAGACAGCCCAGAACAAAGCTGCTGGCAAGAAAATAGAGGAGTATTTGTAATTCAGAGGGCTGAAAACGCATCACAATATCCCAGTCTCAGGGATTCGAAAGGAAATCGCTTTCCTTGTTTGTAGCCTTTGATTGCGATGGTTGCTAGGAAACAGGTAATAGGTAACGGGGTGTAGGTTGGGTTAGACGGTTTATTCGTAGGTTTTGGCGAATAAACCGTCTAACCCAACATGCTCAGATAAAAAGAGCGGTGCGGAACAAAGTACCGTTCCGCACCCTACAAAAAACTACAGCCTTACACAATCCATAAAGTAGCGGGTTTCGCCGGTACTCTTGTCTGCTACCAAACCGTGAATATAGGTTTCAAAGCCGGGGAAGCGCTGGTTGAAATCTCGTGCAAACCTGAGGTAATCAACGATAGTCTTGTTGAATACTTCACCCGGGATCAAAAGTGGAATGCCTGGCGGGTATGGAGTCAGCATCACGGCTGTGATACGGCCTTCTAACTCGTCAATCGCCACACGGTCGATTTCGCGGTGCGCCATTTTAGCGAAAGCCTTGGCGGGCTTCATGGCCGGTTCCATATTTGATAAATACATATCGGTAGTCAGGCGCGCTACATCGTGGGAGCGATAAATGCCGTGGATTTGCTGGCAAAGCTCTTTAAGGCCAATGCGCTCGTATTGCGGATATTGGGCAATAAAGTCCGGCAGAATGCGCCAGAGCGGGGCGTTTTTATCGTAGTCGTCTTTAAACTGCTGCAAGGCGGCTACGAGGGTGTTCCAGCGGCCCTTGGTAATACCGATGGTAAACATGATAAAGAAAGAATAAAGACCGCACTTCTCGATCACCACGCCGTGCTCGGCTAGGTATTTGGTCACGATGCTGGCAGGGATGCCGGTTTCAGAGAACTTGCCGTCTAAATCCAAGCCCGGAGTCAGGATGGTGGCTTTGATCGGGTCAAGCATATTAAAGCCGTCGGCGATATCGCCAAAGCCGTGCCAGTTGTCGCCAGATTTAAGCATCCATGCATCGCGGTGATCCAGACCTTCATCGGTCAGATCATCCGGGCCCCAAACCTGGAACCACCACTCATCGCCAAATTCTTCGTCCACTTTGCGCATGGCGCGGCGGAAATCCAAGGCTTCAACCAAGGACTCTTCAACCAAGGCGGTACCACCCGGTGCTTCCATCATCGCCGCCGCCACATCGCAAGAGGCAATGATGGAGTATTGCGGGCTAGTGGAGGTATGCATTAAGTAAGCTTCGTTAAATAAATCACGATCTAGCTTACGGTTTTCCGGATCTTGAATCAGAATTTGCGAGGCTTGGCTTAAGCCTGCCAGCAGCTTATGTGTGGATTGGGTCGAGAACACCATTGATTCTTTGCAGCGCGGGCGATCTTCGCCAATGGCGTGGTAATCACCGTAAAACTCGTGGAAAGCAGCGTGTGGCAGCCAGGCTTCATCGAAGTGCAAGCTGTCGATTTCACCATCGAGCATGCCTTTGATTTCTTCGACGTTATACATAATGCCGTCGTAAGTAGACTGGGTAATGGTCAGAATACGTGGCTTAAAGTTAGGGTCGGCCAGCAGTTTTTCACGTGCAAACGGATTATCCATCATCTTTTTACGGATGTTTGCGGGCTCAAATTCGCTTTTTGGAATCGGGCCGATAATGCCGTAATGATTGCGCGTTGGCATCAGGAACACTGGCACCGCGCCCATCATCATGATGGAGTGCAAAATCGATTTATGGCAGTTACGATCCACCACCACCACGTCACCCGGCGCAACAGTCGAGTGCCAAACGATTTTGTTGGATGTTGATGTGCCGTTAGTTACAAAGAATAAGTGGTCGGCATTGAAAATACGCGCCGCATTGCGCTCGGAAGCGGCAATCGGGCCGGTATGGTCTAGCAACTGGCCTAGTTCTTCTACCGCATTACACACGTCGGCCCGCAGCATGTTTTCGCCAAAGAATTGGTGAAACATTTGGCCAACTGGGGATTTCAGGAAAGCCACGCCACCCGAGTGCCCCGGGCAGTGCCAGCTATAAGAGCCATCCTGGGCGTAATTGGTCAGCGCGCGGAAAAACGGCGGGGCCAAGGTATCCAGGTAGCTTTTTGCTTCGCGGATAATATGGCGGGCGACAAATTCGGGCGTGTCTTCGTGCATATGAATAAAACCGTGTAATTCGCGCAACACATCATTAGGAATGTGGCGCGAAGTGCGGGTCTCACCATAGATATAAATGGGGATGTCTGGATTGCGGCGGCGAATTTCGGCCACAAAGCTGCGTAAGCTCGTCAGCGCTTCGTGGGTTTCTTCGGGTGAGCCGCCACCAAATTCTTCATCGTCGATCGATAAAATAAAGCCGGAGGCACGGCTTTGCTGCTGCGCAAATGAGGTTAAATCGCCGTAGCTGGTATAACCAACTACGTCTCTGCCCTCGGCCTCAATGGCCGCCGCTAATTCACGAATACCGGAACCACTGGTGTTCTCGGTGCGGAAATCTTCATCGATGATGATGATAGGGAAGTAAAAACGCATGGCAAAATCCTTGGGCTCTGTTGACATTTGTTTCACCGTCGCGCCGGGCCGAGTTTTGGGGCAAGACTAGGCATAAGGAGAGCGGTTTAACTAGTTAAATAAGCGACTTATAACGACGAATTGCCCCAAAACTCGACCCGTCCCTTTGGGTTTCGCCTTATTTGGGCCTGCTGCGTTGTTAAAAGCCACTAACTTAGCAGACTAAGTGTCGTGTCCTTTGCCTAGCATCAGGCCCAAATAAGGCGAAACGCGGTCGGCGAAACAAACGTCAACAGAGCCTGAAAAACACCTGCTTGTACATAGGACGGCAAAGCCGGAAAGGCGCGTATATTAATCCCAAAATGTGTAGACATGTGGTGAAAAATGAAAACAATTGCCATCTGTGTAAATCGACGCCTAAGTGGCCAGCCATCTTGCGCCGCCCGAGGTAGCGAAGCACTGGCGCAGGCCCTTGAAATGGCGACAAAAATGCACGCTGATGTAAGGATAATTCGCCTACCTTGCATGGGCGCATGTGAGGTGGGGCCGAACGTAAAAGTGGTCGGTGGCGATCTCTATCACGGGGTTGATTTAGCTATGCTAGCGCTGATTTTGGAGGAGGTTGGGGTGGGGGATTCTAATGTCAGGCGAGGAGAGCCCAAATCTTAAAACACGGAGGCCACAGAGAGCACGGAGTTTCACGGAGGAAATTATTTAGAACTAAGTTATTTATTGGGTTTTGAGTTGTCTCAACCTCAGTAAAATCGATTCATATCGCGATGCCTAGCACGGGGCTTAAATCTCCCCTTGAAACACGCAAGCTCCGAACAAGCGGGGCGGGGGATCGCTTGGGGAGGAGGATCCAGCCAATCCCGCCCGCTGCCGACTGTCCACAGAGTAGGGGCCTTCGTGTTTTGAGTTTGTGGTTTGGCTTCGTTTCTTGGCCACACAAGAAAGGAAGGTTCAGCGGACGCCCGCACCTAAATCAACGTGCCGAAGGTACTAAAACTAACATCCTCCTATCCTTTTCCATTGGCCTGCCGCCATATCCGGTGTGATATCGCTACCGGGGCAGCCGCCCTCTAGCGTGCATTGGTACAGGCTATTGCCAAACTTTGCCCATGCCCCCCAGAGCAAATCTTTTTTTGCCACCCACGCATAGGCGCAAGCGTCGCTGGGTGGGCTGGGCAAATCGCCAAGGGACGACCAGTTAATCTGGCTGCTGAGGGTGATGTATTGCGTTTCACCGTAGCTGTCTTGCCAGTCTAGGACAACTTGTACACTGCGTTCTACTTGGTAGAGTTTTTGTGGATTGGGCAAGGTGGCTGCGGTGGGCGGGTTTTTGGCGATGGGTGGGCAGCCAAAATCGGGCGCGATGGGGGTAGGCAGGCTGATGTCTTTGATGAGGGTAATGCGGCGGTAGCTGGCTGTTTGTCTCTGGATGTTTTCTAGTTCGGCATTTTCTGAGCCCTTGCTGCTATTCACGCTTATTCCACCGGATACAGAACTGCTGCGCGGGCATAAATTATTTTGTCGTAGTTTTTCCAGCTTGTCCTGCGCCAAAAATAGCGCCTCATTGCGGTTTTGAGCGATGCTATTGTTTTTTAATGCATTGCTTTGTAAGGCGTTCAGGGCAAGAGCGGCCACGCCGATAATTAATACGGTGATGAGTACTTCTACCATAGAGAAGCCGTTTTGCTTGGGGCTTAGCATTTGCCATCCTTACAAAAATCATGCCAGCTGCCCAGCTTATTGCCGCTAAGATTGCCGCCTGCGTTGGCTCCGATAAACATCCTTTCATCATAAGCAATATTGATCGAGCCTTCCGAGCCAGAGCCGGGGCGGTGCGCACAAGCGCCATATATGCAGTCGCCCGGTGTTTTATCAAACACAGCACCCGTTACGCCTTCAAGATCGCCATTCACGGCCATTGCACCCAAGACTTGAATAATGCCGTTAAAGTGGTTGGTAAAGAGCATGCCGCTAATGGTGGTGCTGTTAGATACCATATTGCCGCCTGCGCCACCGGCGATAAGCGCTGTGCTACCAAAGCCGCCCACTACCACAATAGCGGGGGAAAGACTGGGGTAGCTGCTGCCGATAATGCAGTCTTTAGGTGGAGTGAAATCGCCATTAATCCAGATTAGGCCAGTGGCGGCGGGGCAGCTGCTTACAGTATTACTGCCATTTGCTGGATTGATTTGTGTGGCCTGTTTTTTAAAATCGCTTGGACTCATGCCAAAGACGGCGGCAAAAAGTTGGGCATTGGATAAATTAGCCAATGGGGTGTTATTGCTGCTATCCGGGGTGAGCGGCGCGCCCCAATAGGTAAAATCACCGCCCGTTGATACATTGCATAGCGGTTTGGGTTGGCCAGAATGAGGGTCGAGCGACATACTGCCGCTCATATCCACATGGCCCTTGATGGTGAGGGCAATTTTTTTAGGATTAAATTCGGCTTTGCGTGGAATATCAAAGCCACGCCTAACCACTGCGGCTGTTTGATCGCTGCCGGTGTTGGCGCAAAAAGGCGCTTGCTCGCGGCTTTCATCGGCGCACCCCTCACTGCTTACCATGCCGGTTTTTAAATCAACACTGCTGCGCCATGCGGTATTGTCTGCATTGATTTCCTGAGTGCCTATTTTTTGAAAGAGGCTGCTGGTTTTTTTTGAAATAATATAATTATTTTTTTTGAATTGCTCAGAGTAATCATAGGAATCACTATTCACCGCTACACTATCCCAGCCACAGTTATTTGTGCCGGGTGCAGGTGGGATTGATGATTTTATTTTCTTTAAAATAATACCGTCGTGATTGGCATTTAAATTAATAGCTTCAATATCCCGGCGCATTTGCAATAAGGTCGCTTGTGCTCCCGCTTCTGCCGCTTCAAAAGCCTGTACTTGCTGGTAATGATTGACTGATGTTTTTTGAAAAACATAGCTGTTTTTATTGGTAGATAAAACAAAAACCGTGGCAATTAAAGTGAGTACCAGGGTCACTGTGAGTGCGGCAACGCCTTTTTGATGAAATAGGGTGTTCATCATTATGCTTATTCTTGTAAGAAAGGGCGGTTACGTAATTGCACATTCTGATTTAAATGCACTTTGAATTTTCCTGCATTATCCGTGGCTTCTAAATAAATATCTAAATTACTGATTACTTCTTTAGTCTCGCTGCCTTGTTTTTCGAATGTGCTGTGAGGTGTAATTTTGAATTGTGTAATCAGTATATTTCGATCACTATTTAATGCCTGCCACTCTCCGTTGTTACAGCTGCTGGCGTCACTGGATGTCAGCATTTTAACCAAGCCTTTGCCATCTTTGGCTTGGCTGAACTGGAAGCCATGGGTGTCTTGCTTAGGGAAATCTGGATTATGGTAATTAAATAAAATACAACTCTGGCTCGCCGTATTATTGAGCCATATTTTACGCATATTGGGTATTTCATTCGAATCAGGGTGATAGCCTGCACGGCGAAGATCACGGCTAATTAAAGACAGCATGGCTTGTGCATCCTGCTGCAAAATAATGTTGCGCTGGGTATCGGTGCTGGTAAATAAATTAGTTAGCGATAAGCTCGATATTCCCACCAGCAGCAGCAGCCCCATTGCGGTAGCAAGCATCATTTCAATTAAAGATAAGCCACGTTGTGAATAAAACTTCAAACGCATTCTGCATACCCTCCGAAGGAGATACTACCCTGGGGCCGGCATAGTGTGGATAAGCCTGTGGCCGTAATTTGTAATTGCAGCTGGTATTGGCCAGATTGAAAGTTAATAAATTGCTGCTGGGTAAAATTAGGCAGGCCATTGAAATTATGGAATTTATTTTCTTTTAAGGCATCGCTCAAAGAGTGCAATTCAATGCCCTTATGCTCTTCTGATGTCTGCTGGCGTAGCAAAGTGCTACCTTCGCTACAGGGCGTGATGGTGCAAATTTGTAATGACCAATTCTGATTGTTTTGGCGCTTTGCCACATAAAAAACAGCGGGGCTGCGTGCACCACCAAATTTAACCGCGGTACTGCGGGCAAATAACCAATCATTTTGCGCTTCTAAAACGGCGCTTTGCAAACGATAGCGCTGCAACATCCCTGTAAAGCCGGGGATGGCAATGCTGAGCACAATACCCAGCACAATCAGGGTGACCATCAGTTCAATTAAATTAAAAGCATATTGTTTACGCATGAATGAGTTTTTTTGTGCGGCTGTTGTAGAGGTATAGCATTGGGTAGTCAGTTAAAGGCGTTTATTGCCATGAGGGGGCTTGTGGCAGGCGGGTGGAATTTAATTAAGGGAGCAGATTTTACTCTTAAAGGAGCAAAAACGTTGTTGGATCAGATCAAAGGTTTTGCTTGGTCATCAATGTAAATTAGCCCCACAAATCAGATTTGTGGGGCAGGGACTTATAAATATCTAACCCAGCGGACCACCGTGAGGGCTGCGTTGCCCGTACCGCCTCCACCCGGAGTGGATAGGGTTTGATCTGCTTTAAAACTGGCAGGCAAATTAGTTAGAATAATATTTGTACTATTTTGAATGGTGTTGCTGGTTTTGGAGCCTAAAGCCAAGGCTGTAATATAGCCGTGAATTTTGGTATCGCCCGTATTGCCGTATAAATTCCCGGCCCAAACACTGCCGTAAATATCAGAGCTATTGGCAAAGCTAATATCGCCGCCCTGGTAGGTATTATTTAATGTGCTGCCAGCCATCGTGGCAAAATTGCCAATGCCACCATCGATATCACTATTCCACTCTGTAGCAGAAGCACAAAACTGTGATGGAATTAATCCATAGCTTGTTTGATTGCAATAGCCCAGTGGTGAATAAATAGTCGAGCCAGATTTTCCTGAATAGCCTGCATAGTTAGGCGCATAAATGGTGGCTGATGCTGTGGTTTTAAGAT encodes the following:
- a CDS encoding mechanosensitive ion channel family protein; its protein translation is MRFQPSELQILLYFLASSFVLGCLLYYRVRTSRHRLFNSILLLTFGCLGLYSSVLLESYQLFNAAKAVHETFMVVLGFAIIRYWGMLLFQLLAPLVRLKPPRILEDLLEAIAMIGWVFYRLHLAGLQLGQLVTTSAVITAVLAFAMQDTLGNILAGLALHLDNSIEQGDWIKLGELTGRVVDLSWRATRVETRNGETVMIPNGMLMKGQFQLLGKRVDKPLAWRRWVWFEVGLDTLPTQVMQLIENAIREAAPPNVAQDPPPSCLLMNVEKGNARYAARYWLTDILNDDPTDSQIRTLIDAVLRRNSLRLAAPQYKVFVTQENERYFEGRHKQHTQERLAVLQKLELLTSLKEEELHTLADKLRFTPYVAGDVMIRQGEKVEWLYIIIKGDAEAWVQPTRGERKLLTKLGPGSFFGEMGLMTGEAIRATVVVSSNVECYRIDKESFQQILLSRPELAGVFSEVLVKRQAEEQILLNDDNNIIPPVARSEILAKLQHFIGLNRGA
- a CDS encoding arginine/lysine/ornithine decarboxylase, producing the protein MRFYFPIIIIDEDFRTENTSGSGIRELAAAIEAEGRDVVGYTSYGDLTSFAQQQSRASGFILSIDDEEFGGGSPEETHEALTSLRSFVAEIRRRNPDIPIYIYGETRTSRHIPNDVLRELHGFIHMHEDTPEFVARHIIREAKSYLDTLAPPFFRALTNYAQDGSYSWHCPGHSGGVAFLKSPVGQMFHQFFGENMLRADVCNAVEELGQLLDHTGPIAASERNAARIFNADHLFFVTNGTSTSNKIVWHSTVAPGDVVVVDRNCHKSILHSIMMMGAVPVFLMPTRNHYGIIGPIPKSEFEPANIRKKMMDNPFAREKLLADPNFKPRILTITQSTYDGIMYNVEEIKGMLDGEIDSLHFDEAWLPHAAFHEFYGDYHAIGEDRPRCKESMVFSTQSTHKLLAGLSQASQILIQDPENRKLDRDLFNEAYLMHTSTSPQYSIIASCDVAAAMMEAPGGTALVEESLVEALDFRRAMRKVDEEFGDEWWFQVWGPDDLTDEGLDHRDAWMLKSGDNWHGFGDIADGFNMLDPIKATILTPGLDLDGKFSETGIPASIVTKYLAEHGVVIEKCGLYSFFIMFTIGITKGRWNTLVAALQQFKDDYDKNAPLWRILPDFIAQYPQYERIGLKELCQQIHGIYRSHDVARLTTDMYLSNMEPAMKPAKAFAKMAHREIDRVAIDELEGRITAVMLTPYPPGIPLLIPGEVFNKTIVDYLRFARDFNQRFPGFETYIHGLVADKSTGETRYFMDCVRL
- a CDS encoding (2Fe-2S) ferredoxin domain-containing protein, producing MKTIAICVNRRLSGQPSCAARGSEALAQALEMATKMHADVRIIRLPCMGACEVGPNVKVVGGDLYHGVDLAMLALILEEVGVGDSNVRRGEPKS
- a CDS encoding type IV pilus modification PilV family protein, whose product is MLSPKQNGFSMVEVLITVLIIGVAALALNALQSNALKNNSIAQNRNEALFLAQDKLEKLRQNNLCPRSSSVSGGISVNSSKGSENAELENIQRQTASYRRITLIKDISLPTPIAPDFGCPPIAKNPPTAATLPNPQKLYQVERSVQVVLDWQDSYGETQYITLSSQINWSSLGDLPSPPSDACAYAWVAKKDLLWGAWAKFGNSLYQCTLEGGCPGSDITPDMAAGQWKRIGGC
- a CDS encoding PilX N-terminal domain-containing pilus assembly protein, producing the protein MMNTLFHQKGVAALTVTLVLTLIATVFVLSTNKNSYVFQKTSVNHYQQVQAFEAAEAGAQATLLQMRRDIEAINLNANHDGIILKKIKSSIPPAPGTNNCGWDSVAVNSDSYDYSEQFKKNNYIISKKTSSLFQKIGTQEINADNTAWRSSVDLKTGMVSSEGCADESREQAPFCANTGSDQTAAVVRRGFDIPRKAEFNPKKIALTIKGHVDMSGSMSLDPHSGQPKPLCNVSTGGDFTYWGAPLTPDSSNNTPLANLSNAQLFAAVFGMSPSDFKKQATQINPANGSNTVSSCPAATGLIWINGDFTPPKDCIIGSSYPSLSPAIVVVGGFGSTALIAGGAGGNMVSNSTTISGMLFTNHFNGIIQVLGAMAVNGDLEGVTGAVFDKTPGDCIYGACAHRPGSGSEGSINIAYDERMFIGANAGGNLSGNKLGSWHDFCKDGKC
- a CDS encoding pilus assembly FimT family protein, with product MRKQYAFNLIELMVTLIVLGIVLSIAIPGFTGMLQRYRLQSAVLEAQNDWLFARSTAVKFGGARSPAVFYVAKRQNNQNWSLQICTITPCSEGSTLLRQQTSEEHKGIELHSLSDALKENKFHNFNGLPNFTQQQFINFQSGQYQLQLQITATGLSTLCRPQGSISFGGYAECV